One segment of Neobacillus endophyticus DNA contains the following:
- a CDS encoding aminotransferase A gives MEHLINHRVKNLEISGIRRFSNLVSQIDDLIAFTIGQPDFPTPKHVKQAGISAIEEDFTIYTHNAGTLELRKAASEFVKKKYDLHYHPESEVIVTTGASEAIDVTFRTILTEGSEVILPGPIYPGYEPIIRMMGAVPVHVDIRHNQFRFTLDWIKPFITEKTRCIVLPYPSNPTGVSLTEAELKEIADFVADKEIFVLADEIYSELTFDRPHRSIAAYLKENTIVINGLSKSHSMTGWRIGFLFASENIAKHILKVHQYNVSCANSIAQKAAYEALTTGIDDADAMKIEYAARRDYALRRLYDMGLNAVKPEGAFYIFVKIPNSIQLDSFEFATKLAYEAKVAVVPGSAFSEYGEGYFRLSFACSMETLEEGLNRMEKFLKS, from the coding sequence ATGGAGCATTTAATTAATCACCGTGTTAAAAATCTCGAAATTTCTGGAATAAGGAGATTTTCAAATCTGGTCTCTCAAATAGACGATCTCATAGCATTCACCATTGGTCAGCCAGATTTCCCTACTCCTAAACATGTTAAACAAGCTGGAATTTCTGCGATTGAAGAAGATTTCACTATCTACACCCACAATGCCGGGACACTGGAATTAAGAAAGGCTGCCAGTGAGTTTGTGAAAAAAAAATACGATCTTCATTATCATCCTGAATCTGAAGTTATTGTTACAACTGGTGCAAGTGAAGCCATCGATGTTACCTTCCGGACAATCTTAACAGAAGGTTCAGAAGTGATATTGCCTGGTCCGATTTACCCAGGATATGAACCAATTATCCGAATGATGGGTGCTGTTCCAGTCCACGTTGATATACGGCATAATCAGTTTCGCTTCACTTTAGATTGGATCAAGCCCTTTATTACAGAAAAAACGCGCTGTATCGTGCTCCCATATCCATCCAATCCAACAGGAGTCAGTCTTACTGAAGCGGAGCTTAAAGAAATTGCCGATTTTGTGGCAGACAAAGAGATTTTTGTTTTGGCTGATGAAATATACAGCGAGCTTACTTTTGACCGGCCGCACCGATCGATAGCAGCTTATTTAAAGGAAAATACTATTGTTATCAATGGCCTATCCAAATCTCACTCTATGACAGGCTGGAGAATTGGATTTTTATTCGCCTCAGAAAACATAGCAAAACACATTTTAAAAGTGCATCAATATAATGTTTCATGCGCCAATTCTATTGCCCAAAAAGCGGCTTATGAAGCTCTAACTACGGGAATCGACGATGCTGATGCTATGAAAATAGAATATGCTGCAAGAAGAGATTATGCCCTTAGACGATTATACGACATGGGGTTGAATGCTGTTAAACCGGAGGGAGCATTTTATATCTTTGTTAAAATACCTAACAGCATCCAGCTTGACAGCTTTGAATTCGCAACAAAACTTGCATATGAAGCGAAAGTTGCTGTCGTTCCTGGAAGCGCATTTTCAGAATATGGTGAAGGCTATTTTCGATTATCATTTGCTTGTTCCATGGAAACTTTAGAAGAAGGTTTAAACCGTATGGAAAAGTTTTTAAAGAGTTAA